Below is a genomic region from Rosa chinensis cultivar Old Blush chromosome 5, RchiOBHm-V2, whole genome shotgun sequence.
GTATGGTGTGTCTAGAGGGACCTAGAAAGTTCAGTTTGATTTGTTTCGAGTGCACCCCATATACTATGGATTTTACTATACTGTATATAAGTATGGAATGCCTTCCTATTTGTTATACGTGGTGTCTTATAGTTACTTATTGAGTTTATATCTCATTAGTAATTTGTTGTGGTTCCAGGTAAGTGGTTCTAGGTACTGAAGATGAATTGAATGCTTAGAAGACTTTGTAGCAGCTAGTGATTGTGTTGGCGTCCCCTAGAATAAAAGTTCAAGTTTCTTGTTTATGATTGTTCTAAATTTTAAAATGGAGCTTCtgttactttttattttattttattgaagtttttattctaAATTAACCAAAGTGTATTGTGAAGCTTTTCTTCATATCCTTTTGACTTAATAAAAGTAGAGTTTTCACCTCCAAATTTTGGGGCATGACAACTACTACTGATAGCATATTAGTTTTCATCCGTAGGGTACAAATAAGAACCCCAATGTTTAGCTACTTCATTATCCCACAGTAGCATTATGATCCAATGTCAGTGGAAATGGAAGCCACAATATCTAGAATCGTATGGAACAATGATCCTTAGCTAAACTAGTAACCTCCGTTTTTTCGATGAAAAGATgtcagcccattatatagattTAGCAAGCAGTATAAACatgaaacacccctatggggtcgacataAAGAATTGTTCCTTAGGGAATCCTAAACACATATTCTAGAACAAGAATAAGACCCAGTACACCAACCTTTTAGGAAATTAACGCACCTTTATTCCAAACAAAGATCGAAATCCTCCGAAGCAAATAGTAAAATAAAGCAAGCCCAGCAGGTCCACCAATAAACACCAGAAAACAAAGCTACAACCCACATGGCAATTATGAAGGGCACCCCACCGTAGCCAGAATATTGCAGATCGCGAAAGTCAACAACTCCCGCAGCCGGCGACGAAGTCCGGCACCATATTCTAATAAAGACACCCCAACCAGGTCTCCTTCGATCCTCCTTCATCACCAGCTTCCAGCCACCGCCGCAAAGCGAGTCATCACCACCTCTAGCAGCGTCGGTACCCTCTCCAACTCCCTGAACTGAACCCAGAATAACGATGGCGCCATATTCTCCACTGCCCCGCCATTGCCAGTGAATTGCCGTAATCCCAAGAAAGAATTCCAGGTGAACCTGCATCGCTCCATTGCTGCAATCATGAAACGACTCACCAGTCCCATCTCCGAAGCTAAACACGGAAACCTCTCACAAGCTAGAGACTCCCCTTTGCTCCCAAATGCTTTATCTCCAGATCCCACTACCATCAAAACAAGGATGAGGCAGAAAACCACAAACCTAGGATCACGCAGGAGAGAAACTCTGTCGCCACTACCTTCAATCCGAGCAGAGAAGAGAATGGGAAAAAACCCCACTTTTCTAGTTGGAAATTCACCGTTACTGGTCATTTTGGATAGTTTTGTCGACAACCGCTGCTGTCGagtaaccctagcagagagagagacgactaggtcatttacatatatttgtttatgtatttgattTATTTGTAGTAGTAGACTAGGAGCTATAGTGGGGAATGTACACCAATATATGAAATAGTAGTAGACTAACTAGTAACCTTCGTTAAGTAACCTTATTCAGTCCCGCATCTATTTTTAGTATTGATTAGAAAATGACATTTTGCAGTTCCTTATAATAATACTAATGATTGTGAAACGTACTGCTCATGACATTGCTCCTAAATCCTAACAGGCCTATTAGCCTATATGTGCTTTTTAAATTTGACATAAACATTTTTGAATAGAGAAAAACTTGACAAGTGTTTTTTAAAACTACAAAGTGTTTTTAAAACTcacttaaaaaaaatcattgtttttctttatttgattggGTTATGTACTAAGCCACCTCGGTCTATTAGAGTATCCAACAAAACCAGACTAATAATCTCCCCCTGCAAGCGCACAAATCCGAAGGCTCGGCATGAAcatacattatttttttcttataatttttttattttaattcaaaaatatcTTTAGGTGTCCCTAAAACAATCCAGCCTTGAAAAAAGTAGCGCCCTAGGATTTGTCAATCACAGAGAGGTCCGGCGTATCCGGTAGGATTCAGTGGTCCTCTAACTTGGCTATGGCGCTTGCGTGCGTTGCTAGTGGCTTGGTGGACTTGGTAAGACACAAATCGTGTTAAATCTGGTTGGATCAAGGTAGGATAGTCTGGCTGTGGGTGACTGCTTTGTTAGGGAAGATAGATTTTGTTTTACGAACTGTGCTGGCTTTGCTCATGGTTTGAGAAAAAGATCTCGATCAAGTGCAGTGTGGCGGTTGCACTATTGATCGGAGGATAGTTGTGACGAGGAAGTGTTGGGGAGGCAGGTAGCATTCTCAAGGTGTCGCAGATCGGGTCGGCGAAGATGCGTTCGAATGGACAACCACTGGAGATAGCGACAGTGATATGGTTGTAAATGATGCATGGTCCTCATAATTCTGCTAGCCATGCTTTTGCTTGGGCTTGGGGTTTCGGATTTAGGTTATTTGGACATGTTCTCTTGGATTTCAAGAAGGGTGTTTTGCCACCCTTATCTATCACTCagtgcgttttttttttttttgtaaatgatAAGCCTTTTTTTAGTAGCAATGATTTCTATAAGCTTTCTCATATGTATATAGTTTTTATTTGTATAAGAAATGCGTGTTGGCAAATGAGGAGCGAGGTTTTTTCTTCTACTGAATTAGGATTGATTAAAAGCGAGCACCCCTTTAGACCACAATGAATAGTATTGGCTTAAATagatttcttgattttcttccaGGATTTCTTGTTTAAGGGTATGTAAGCTCTACCTTATTCTAGCTACTAATTTTAACGATATCAAtatttttgtttaaaaaaaacaaaatccgGTCCTCATAGAGATTTTCCGACTTTCAgttttaaatttaaaatatcGCACACAAGTATGCATGTAGAATTAGTTATCTAAAAAAGAAGTGGGTAGTCAtgtatatttatattttcttgCTACTTATGATTTAACATTTTTAGTCTTAATCAGAAAATGATAATTAAAATATTCTGTGATTTAAGGAGTATTTAAttacgtaaaaaaaaaaaaaatctcttttaaaaaaatagTATAAATTGATGAAAATTGGGGAAATATATTTACAAGCAGTGGAGTAGTGCCACGTATAAAAGCTGGCCGAGTGATGAGCATAAAAAACCGAATCCCTAATACGTTGTCTCCCACAGGCGAAACCATGTCTCTCGCGATCCCAGCCCAGCCGCCCAGCCTCAACCTCACAGATCAGGACGACAAGATCCGCAATCATGGTAtgcttttgattttttctttttgtttatgaAATTCTCTTTTACTCTGAAAATATGAGCTTAGATATAGGGTTTAGAGTTTAGTGTTTATCCAGAATTTTTTTTCTGGATTTTTTGAATCGCTGACAGAAAATTTCTACATCTTGTGTGGCCAATATACACGGTAGTTGTGGGTTTAAGTGTCCTTATAATTGATGACCTCTGTCTTCTTCCTCTATCATGGATTGCCAACATAAATGATATATATGACTATAATCGGAGGAGACTAGAGTTGTTGTTCTCTGCTCTAGTTTGATTAggtttcctattcctagtttggtTGTGTTCCCTCGTCCAATTTGGCTTTTGATTTCTACTTTACTACTTTTCATTATATATTCTCTTTGAGTACCTCCAAGATCATGATCTTCTGAGTTTTGTCCTCGTCAATGGAGCCACAAACAGGTACCGGCTCAAAAGACTCGAAGCTTGCTGGAAAGTCTTTGACTCAACAATTTGACTACTTGTCGCTGGCTCtgcctctccctctccctcatGGTATACTTTTGATCTTTGCTTTACAGTTTGTGGGGAATATTAGTTGGAAAATGTAAGGCTCTTATGTTTTTTGAGCGAAAAAAATTGTGCAAGAATTTTATTTTATACCTTAATTAATTTCGGTTCCTTTGGATTTTGAAATATTTGCTTTTGGACATGTGGTATTGTAACATTTGTTTGATTTGAAAATACTTCTTAACGATTATACTGAGAGATcaagtttgtttgtttgtatgTTAATAACTCTACCATTACTAAGCTTGAACTTGAACTCTTTTAAATAGTGGCTTTCAGTTTGTAGTTTTTGAATAAGATTGTAAAAAGTAAAAGGGCGGGCCTCTTCTTTGCCAATATGGTTTTCTAGCTTACCTGTTGTTTTAGGAACAGAGATTTGTTGCCAGAGTATTTGTATTGTTTTTCGTAATACTTCATACATGTATCTAAATTGTTGTTTACTAATTTCTtgtagaacaagaagaagaatcagcaaagggggaagaggaggaggaggaagaagaagaagaagaagaagaagaagaagaagaagaagaagaagagggtgaagACGAGGAAGAAGTATTTGACGTTTGTCGTGTTTGCTTGAAGGACAAGGAACACTGGACATTTGATTGCCCGTATCTGGATCGCATCCCGAACCCGAAGACGACAACTGTTGGCAGTGGCTATGCAATAGTTTGTAGAGGATGTCATGTGTTGGGTGGCCATGGTGATAGGGCCTGGGTAGGACGTGCCATTATGAAGTCTTGTAGTATTTGTGAGGTACCAGCTTCTCACTGGAATTACGAATGCCCAAAAAACCCCGACCCCAGAAAGTATGACTATTCGAAAAATCGTAAGGTGTTGAAGCAAGAGGTCTATAGTGTCGCATGAGTACTTTTCATTAGCCACCATTACGATAAACTATGTTATCCCTTGTATAAGAATTTTATCCCGTGTTTGAGAACTCAGTACTATTGTGTCCCCTATTATGAAAACGCCTATCTAGACATTGTTATTGTACCGGATTGTTATTTGCGTCTTGCCAACTGTATTTTCTTCTACTGCTGCTTTTATTAGGgtgatttttctctctctacgtgatctctctctctctgttttttttttttcttatgtttatttttttattatcttaaaaaaaaagatacatgACCTCTCATTTCGTTCTTTTTGATCAAAATGTGGTTGAACTaggttttttccttttgttctttCAGTTCCTATTTCCTGGAATAATTCTGGGTTTTTTTGGTATTGCAGAAGTGTTGCTCAAATTGCACGGCAAAATTGTAGCCTAAAAGTTGAATACCTTGTCATTGTTATTGTGATGATCTGACTTCAAGTCTTTTGCTCCTTATTTTGAAATTGGTATGTTGATATTTTGATTTGACAATTAAAAGAGGTTTACAGATCAAAATTGACTATAAGCTAAGTCGGGCCAAGTTTCAGTACTATACATTCGTAGTACGGGATGGGATTCTGTGATGCGAGGAACTGAGATCAAATGGCAGAGCATTGTTCTGAGCTTTCAAGAGAGAGTTTTCAAGGGCAGAGTTAGACAACATGCATCATGTTAAGGAAACGAAACTTCGACAAATCACATAGTTCCTATGTTAATAAGATTGCAAGGTAAAATCAATCTACAAAATGTTTATAAGATTGATCAAGAGGTTAAATTGCTACAAAGATCTTTCTAATTGCATTAAGATCCACAAAATGTGTCTAAAAGATATCTAGACTTTCTGATATTTGCAGATTCCAACTCTCGATCTTccttttccttgcatttataaAGAAAGAAACCTTCACGGCTTCACTAACCAATTCAAGAGAAAGTACGAATTGGAATCTCAATTTAGGGAAAGCATTGTTTCATTAACTTCTTACAAGTCCTGAACCACTTTTTCAATCCTGTTAGCACATTCCAGTTCCTTATCAAATAAAGAGCTGGTAGTAGGACATTCTCGCTCCTCAAACAATGAGCTGCTGCTACCGCATTCCGGTTTCTCAAATAAAGAGGTAATGCTAGGGCTTTTATTGCCAATAATGCTCATCATGTCATTTCTTGATCTTCTCACCTTACTCCTCATCACTTTGTTCAGTTTCCTCTAACCCTATCTCCCCAAGTCAAATCTACAATTTCTTTCCAATGTTTCTAACCTCCACAGTACTGACAAAATTTTCATCTACAAGTGAAAATGCCAAGATTTGATCATGGCCTGAAAACTTCTCACTGTCATTACCCTTTCTATTTCCAACAGTTttaagcttcttcctaagtttCAAAAACCACTGATATAGTTATGTCATCATTGTCCATAGGATCTCCAACTTCCAGCCGATACCAGTTGGGAGTGTTGACTTTTGAGTCATTATTAAAAGTATTAGGAGGAATATATGTATTTTATAGTTACCATATAGGAATATGTTTCCTATATTCGGTTGTACTAACTTGTAGTTAGGCCTGGGAATTCCAAACCGACAAACCGAGACCGAAACCGTCTGATCCGAGCCTATACTGATCGGGTCGGTTTGCAAAATCAGTTCCACATATTCCCGAACCGAACCGTACCGAAAAGTAGGTAAATGGGTTGGCATCGGTATGGGTCAAATAGATACCGTATTGTCCAACCCGACCTGATTTTCTAATCTTTTAAATAGGAAGCACGACTTGTCATAAATGTCATCCCTAAACTCCCAATTCACTTCGCGTTCTGCCGTTCTCAACTCACACAAACCCTAAATTCCTAAACTGAGCCTCTCTTCTGAGTCCTCTCTGCCCTCCATCGAAGATTCGAAGGCCCAGAGAGGAGATTCGAATTCGAAGGCTCTCACTCCTCTCTGCCCTCCATTGAAGAATCGAAGGCTCTCACTCCTCTCTCCCCTCCATCGAAGAATCGAAGGCTCTCACTCGGTCACTCCTCTCAGTCCTCTCACAGAGACCAAATCACATTTCAAGAGTGAAGAAGTTAAGACTTAAGAGCCTCGATTTGACTCGACTCGATTCTTCAAGCCTCCCACTCTGAATCGATGGGAAAACTACGGGTAAGTCTCTCACTTTCTCagatttttctgttttcattcATGCTTTGTACTTTGTAGCAGCATGATTGAATTTGGGGTTGATTAGTGGTTGGATCTGTGAGGTTTCTGTAGTGAAATTTTAGTTCTTTATATGCAAAGAGATTTTATAGCAGTTGGTGTTTGTGTAGTTTATAGCAGACCCTGGAAATCTGCAATCCTATGTAGGTAAGGCTACTGTTAAGGTACTAATATTAAAGAGTTCTTGTTGAAAATTATAATGCTAAGTAGTTAAGTACTagttgaaaaaaagaaattgacaATGATAAGATGGTCTTAGTTATTGATTATTTGATTATGCCTCTTTCGTAGgtagttatatatatacacataatgATAAGATGTAATTGACTGATTGAGTGAACTTTTGTTGATGTGCTGGGCAGTGGACAGTGTGTGGTTGTGGACTTGTGGGATCAAATGAGTTTTAAATTTGAAGTGATTTAGGCTGGAGGCTTCTGATTTGTGGATATGTTGAAAAGTTGGAAACAACTGAAACAAGCACCATGGTTGTTTGCTATGGAGTTGTTTGTAATTCGATTTGTTAATACTATGTATAAATGTTCATACtacatttcatttttcatttttcattttcttgttcATAACTTCATAAGCTGCATTGCATTTGCATGTTTATATGTAATCGACTAATCTGACTATTGTGTAATTTACTTATTTCAGTTTAAAAGCAGTAAGAAGAGATCTCAAGGACAGAAAGAAGCAGATTCTAGTCTAGTTGTTTTTTCAACTGGTACCTCTCCCTCAATCCCTGAGAGAGCTGAAGAACATGTCACTCAAGCAGGAGCTCCATCTTCCTCGTCtgacaagaccggacatctcatttgcagtgaacttgttagctaagatatagctctgctccaacgcgatgccattggattggtgtaaaagatatctttcgattcTAGAGATGTACGACTGATATGGGCATGTTTTATCCTcataaagagatgatggattcggacccatcacacactaggaacgccgccaacactggccttcgtcctctatccccatcccaaaacgacataagtgttttggaaggttttgctgatgttgggtatctctctgacccacacaaagatcattcccaaactggttaagtgttcaccatgggtaaagaccatgatatcttggaggtctacataacagactacagaacagaccctagtcgctataccttccaacaatgcagagatcattgctcttcacgaagtggttcgtgaatctatatggattggatcgataattacgcatgttcgaacaattgtggtttgaagtctaccacaaatgagcctacgagcatttaggataatgctgcttgtttttaacaaatgaagcaatgctacatcaaaagcgacaagaccaaggataatcagcaacaacagactctcctcaagatcaaagtgaattaggtttgatctgaggacagtgtggcagacttgctcactaagtcattgcctaaattccactttcgagaaacatgttggtagcatcgtttgcggaagttatccgaactcccatgatcgttgtcatcagggggagatgcagacatcagggggagatgtctacatgtatatggtctcgaaacgtgaagggtgtgctgtgctctttttccctttcgaccgaggttatttttgtcccacaaggtttttgttactcggcaaggtttttaatgaggcaacgagaggagcaccacgtttgggggacacaagggggagtgtttaagtaaatccagaatatgtgtcagGCCCAAACTCGAGATTATTTGCTCTAATTGAAatatggtttatattagagacattcttggagaatcttaggagatatccaatcaatgtacgattatgtttccatgtacaactctatctctatgcttgtaatactctatataaagaggcccctattatcaattaaagcacgactcaattatctctcaatttcagtttttccttaaacagtttcaaattttttaaaattttgaaatttataataaaaaaaaagaaatttttttaaaattgaaatataatttgaaaaatatatatttttcattttttcttcataaaaaaattcaaggtTAAAATgcattttttagtgtttagacaaatatatccTTGATTTTAACAGCTTCTAATTGTagaattaacgacagtgagttaagtgaaataTAGATGTAAAAGTGAGTTATTTAAGTGATATTGT
It encodes:
- the LOC112167494 gene encoding histone H3.v1: MSIKNRIPNTLSPTGETMSLAIPAQPPSLNLTDQDDKIRNHGTGSKDSKLAGKSLTQQFDYLSLALPLPLPHEQEEESAKGEEEEEEEEEEEEEEEEEEEEEGEDEEEVFDVCRVCLKDKEHWTFDCPYLDRIPNPKTTTVGSGYAIVCRGCHVLGGHGDRAWVGRAIMKSCSICEVPASHWNYECPKNPDPRKYDYSKNRKVLKQEVYSVA